In Aedes albopictus strain Foshan chromosome 3, AalbF5, whole genome shotgun sequence, the genomic window CAATATGAGGCAGCGCGAGGTTCATGGTATCGTGCGGAACGATATGGTACAAATGCTGATGGAGGTCCGGAAGGGTACTCTGAAGCACAGCAACGACGACCAAGGGTCGAAGGATGCCGCCGGATTCGCAACGGTCGAGGAGTCCCATTTCGGGAAATCGACGCACTCACGAGTCTGGACGGACAGTGAGCTGATATCGCAGTGCTTCATTTTCTTCATAGCTGGACTCGACACCGTGTCGTCCTGTTTGACCTTCTTGACGTACGAGCTGACGCTCAACCCGGACATCCAACAGCGTCTGTACGAAGAAGTGACTGACAcggagaaatccctcgagggaAAACAGCTCAGCTACGAAGCCCTACAGAACATGAAATACCTGGATATGGTCGTCTCGGAAACGCTACGCAAGTGGCCCCCCACCATAGACACGGACCGCTACTCCACCAAAGACTACCTGCTAGACGACGGCGCCGGTTTACGAGTACGCATCGAGCAAGGCCAGTCGATCTACATCCCGATAGTGGCCATCCAAAATGACCCCAAATACTTCCCCAATCCGGAGCGGTTCGATCCGGAACGTTTCAGCGAGGAAAATCGACCGAACATCGTCCCGGGAACGTTCATTCCGTTCGGAGCTGGCCCAAGGAACTGTATCGGATCACGGCTGGCCCTGATGGAGGTCAAGGTTGCTGTGTACTATCTGCTCAAGGAGTTCAGCCTGGAGCGAACCGAGCGGACGCAGGTGCCGATCAAGTTGTCCAAGAAGGCAATCGATTTGCGGACGGAGAATGGAGCTTGGGTGGAACTGAAGCCGAGGCGGTTGTAGTTTGAGGGTTTAATTGTTTCGAGGATTTAGAGTAAACGTACCTTGTAGTGTTGATTTTAGTTGTAGATTTTACCTGTAAAGAAAAGATAGAATAAAAATGTATTTAGCATGATAGTTTTAACAgtgtttgaaaatataaaaaaaaaatgatgaaacaaaaatgttaaaaatttaatttatcaTTTCGGATTTCTATAATTGGTTTCCAGAAAGGTTTTCTGCATttcacatctctctctctcttcttggcgtaacgtcctcactgggacaaagcctgcttctcagcttcttgagcacttccacagcttcttcagcttctatgagcacttccacagttattaactgagagcttcctctgccaatgaccattttgcatgtgtatatcgtgtggcaggcacgaagatactctatgcccaaggaagtcaaggaaatttcctttacgaaaagatcctggaccgaccgggaatcgaacccgtcaccctaagcatggtcatgctgaatacccgtgcgtttaccgcctcggctataggggccctgcATTTCACATACATTAGCCAAATAGACCTGGTTAGAACGGCCCTTTGAACTCGTTTTTACTTTctgttccgcagaatcattacttgttctgtagcttagttggttgaagtgtcagactagcgatacggagttatTTGTTCCACTCCAACTAgattcaagtggtaatttattttAGAAAAACTTTCCTCACATGAATTTGTCAATTGAACGCACACTGTGCCTTTAAAATGCGAGTTTCCTCGCCTACAGTAATCATTGTGGCTTGATTTTCAAGCATTTTGTTCAAACAAAAgagttgttatatttttttttattgaaaataaaaagaattaaaaagatcttttggagaaatcattttcaaaaactttggctttgaaatgcaaattaaaaatgtttaaatgttaaaaagtgaaaatcacgccgaggacctggtatcgaatcccactcccgacatactcacaaaatgtgggttcttccttcggaagggaagtaaagcgtgggtcccgagatgaactagcctagggttaaaaatctcgttaatacagacaaaaaaaaggtaaaaatgcaattaaaaatgCTTCCTAATGTTTTTCTAGTGTTATTCTtacaaatctcagaaaaaatctttgaaaaataaattaaaaaatgatATACAAATGGAAATTAATTCACAGGATCTGTTTTGTGGCTTGATTGACTAAAGCGTTGATATAGCGGTACGGtgtcatgggttcaattccccCAGAAtcaagaaaagttttttttttttaattttcttaccttcaggaatatttttttggtttttctcaaacatttttttttcgatttcggaggatttttaataatttttttttcgagatttttaggCAAAAATTTCGCCAAAATTGATAAAATGCCTTCCAAATGTTACCTAGAAATATGTTTACGAATTCTGTTAagattgtaaaaaaaaagaaaaaaaaaaatgaataaaaaaacatAAATCTCATTTAAAGGAAATTGTTTTGTTTCGGCAGTTTagctctcttcgtcatggaaggttttttgaaagctattgaactcTGAGATGgccccaaatccttcccaactatttGCGGCACAGCTTTTTCAGAGTTTGCCAAACAAACTCATACACAACATCACGCTGTACCAgaagtagtgcaaccaaaaataTTAGGTGCTATTtcgtttttattgaaaaatatataaata contains:
- the LOC109426410 gene encoding probable cytochrome P450 9f2, whose product is MEVDLLSTIAIGCIILLIYHYISKKYQYFLTKPIPCLKPTFLVGNIGATIFRTKDVRTHIYDMYRAYPESKVVGLYELTKPMFMVRDPDLIKQITVKDFDHFMDRSLPSSSNRTESDEPVEGLFANSLVAFRGQKWKDMRSTLSPAFNGSKIRHMFDLIAECSRSMVEHFRTEATAGRRLEYELKDVFSRFCNDVIATVAFGIKVDSVRDPETEFYVKGKQLLDFQSVKIIVKFLLFQTVPWLMRKLEVDFADAELANYFKGIIKDNMRQREVHGIVRNDMVQMLMEVRKGTLKHSNDDQGSKDAAGFATVEESHFGKSTHSRVWTDSELISQCFIFFIAGLDTVSSCLTFLTYELTLNPDIQQRLYEEVTDTEKSLEGKQLSYEALQNMKYLDMVVSETLRKWPPTIDTDRYSTKDYLLDDGAGLRVRIEQGQSIYIPIVAIQNDPKYFPNPERFDPERFSEENRPNIVPGTFIPFGAGPRNCIGSRLALMEVKVAVYYLLKEFSLERTERTQVPIKLSKKAIDLRTENGAWVELKPRRL